The Rosa rugosa chromosome 1, drRosRugo1.1, whole genome shotgun sequence genomic sequence GTAATAATACAGGTACCATttaaaaaataacaaattacatataagttattgacaaaagatgacttaacaaatacatcatttaaagatgaaattaaacatataaggactaaatcttacaaataaggacaatgtgctctccacttgccacatgtcatgagttaatttacatttttacccttaactacttcttttgacttctaatccctttataaatattaaatcttacaaataaggacaatctgctctctacttgccacatgtcatgagttaatttacttttttacttttaactacttcttttgacttctaatccctttatgtcattttttttttctgagaataatctatttcatgttactttttttttttccgagaataatccgtttatgttaatttttttccctgagaataatccatttaatatagttttttttttttaagaataatttgtttatgttacctttttttttttttttgagaataaccCCTTTATGACACTTcacaaaacctcactctcctactactctcatctcatcgcctaatcttactactgcacttgtccaatcctgctactgcccacgctgcactcatactcgtccagttctgctactgcactcttACTCGTGTTatatgctactgcactcgtcatcgctaATCCTGCATTCCTACTACTGCATTCTtataatcctgctactgcactcatactcgtccagttctgctactgcactcgtcatcgcctaatcctgctactgcactcgctgcactcatattCGTCCatttctgctactgcactcgtcatcgcctattcttgctactgtactcgtcatcccctaatcctgctactgcactctcTGCAGTCAtgctcgtccagttctgctactgcccccgtactcgtgttctgctactgcactcgtcatcgcctaatcctgctactgcactcgtcatcgcctaatcctgctactgcactcgctgcactcatattCGTCCAGTTCTattcgtccagttctgctactgcactcgtcatcgcctattcctgctactgtactcgtcatcccataatcctgctactgcactcgtcatcgcctaatcctgctactgcactcgctgcactcatattCGTCCatttctgctactgcactcgtcatcgcctaatcctgctactgcactcgctgcactcatattCGTCCAAtactgctactgcactcgtcatcgcctattCCTACTACTGTACTCGTCACcccctaatcctgctactgcactctcTGCAGTCGtgctcgtccagttctgctactgcactcgtcatcgcctattcctgctactgtactcgtccaatcctgctactgcactcatcctCGTCAAGTAATCCTTttatgttacttcacaaaacctcactctcccactactctcatctcatcatctaatcctgctactgcactcgtccaatcctgctactgtactcatactcgtccagctTTGCTACTCGttttctgctactacactcgtcatcacctaatcctactactgcactcatactcgtccagttctgctactgcactcgtcatcgtctaatcctgctactgcactcgtccaatagTTATTTGCAGGAGCAGTAGCaggattttttcttcttctttattgctaAAAGTGTCCATGGTTCAGTAGCAGCTTCATTTTAAATAGCAGGAGCAGTAGCAGAAGCAGGACAGTAGcaggattttttttcttctttattgctgAACGTGTCCTTGATTTAATAGCAGCTTCAGGAGCAGTAGCAggatttgttttcttctttattgctgAACGTGTCCTTGGTTCAGTAGCAGCTTCATTTGCAATAGCAGGAGTAGTAGCAggatttttttccttcttctttattGTTGAATGTGTCCTTGGTTCAGTAGCAGCTTCATTTACAATAGCAGTAGCAGTAgtaggattttttttcttctttattgctgAACGTGTCCTTGGTTCAGTAGCAGTAGCAATTAGATTTGTCAATctatgaatgaaattaaaaacatagaaaatcgCATTATTCCCACAGCAAAATTACCAAACCAGTAGCAAGATCACCCTTTTGCACCTAGACAAGTTGCCAAATTGTACACAGATAAAACAAAAACTATCTTCAATTATTGGTTTTCAAGCAAACATTTACATGAGACTGGATCTACAATCAAAACAGAGAACCTCCTAACAATAGTTATCAAACAGTTAAGCGTGAACAAGTATAaaacaattgaaattgaaattgaattaaacattAGCATATCATATCATTGATATGATAGTAGCAGATCTGTTCTTATAGCAGCATAGGATGTGAAGCTAGAATACTTGAATTGTAACGGGAAGAAGCAATCACCATGTACGCAGcagataaagaaaaaatatagcAGTAGCAACAGTAAGGAATAATTTAACAGAGCCAACAACAAGAACTTGATAAAAACAAAGCTTTACATGCACAATCAACCCCACTTCCCTCCAAAATTCACAAACCGTAACTGAAGAAGCGTAAATGTCATGTAATTTATGAGCCAGGATTTTAGATCTGCATTTTAAGTAAAATGCAGTGCATTATGCATGAGCATGAATGTTTCTTACGATTTCCCTGAGGTCTAGTAAATGCACAAATGCATTGCGATACAAAATTGATGCATATAGTAAAGGAATGAAACGAATTGTATAAATTATCAACACATATGTAGTAGTAATCATTACAAGAGAGCTAGTGCTGCCATCTATAAGAGAACTATTATCAGTCCTATTAGTGTCCCACCCACTAAACATATAGGTAGATGGCCTTTCCCATGGAACaatcccaaattcatcattataCTTGTCCATTCCTGCTACCAAAAACTGCCACGCTAAAGCACCTGCCCCAGCCTGGTGTTTCTTTGCAGGTTTGTAAATGACATCAAAAATAGTTTTGTAAAATCTatcaagctggtctgccaagCCAAATTCGGCGAACATGACTGATTTATTAAGTTCTTTCTCAACATCTTCAATGTGAGAAAGCATCCACTTGGTGACAAACTTCAGGTGGTCCTCCACTTCTAGATCATGAAACCTACCCAAAAGTGAAAACTGGTTAGATATATAGGAAATCCTAAAAGGTGTTTTGGGTCTGTTTGAGACACAGTAGCAGTATATAACATTAATAATAGTATATTTTGTTGAGTTCAAAAAATTTCGTTAAGTTTCTAGCTGAACTACTTGATGCATTAGCTCATTCATTTATAACTGGTCGATGTGAGGTGTTATGTGATTTGCCTTTTGCTCGAGCATAGTAGCACTATGTTAACCATGTAGGTTTTTCTAGTACTTACTCATACTGCTTCATTTCTGCAGGCTATCACTTGTTCAGGAACAAAAGGTGAACTATTACTAGCTGATGTTACTACTCAGTTGAAGAACAAAAATATCACTACCGATGTCAAAGTTGACACTGACTCCAGTGTAAGAATCACATTGTTTATTCTTATTGCTACTGAATTCACATTGTTTATACTCAATCAAACAAAACAGAGACACAGTAGCAAGCAAACAAGAAGCTCAAtcctcaataaaaaaaaacctagaaaaGCCATCCAATTGAAACTGTAAGATTCAAGTCCATCTACATATCATCACCCTTGACTGCAATTAAGCTCTCTCTCACTGGTTCTAATAAACCCagtgaaagagagaaagagagcaaaTAACACTGTtcgcactctctctctcttgatcAGTTGTACCAAAGCAgcctcaaaaatcaaaaacaacaaaagggTTAGAATTTCAGTTTCTAGCACCACCCAGTGACCAGATTAAACCTTCACCCATTTACGGATCGACGGATAGATCCAAGATTGTAATCAGAGCTCTACTGCTACTCCTACCTCATCTTTTCATATCCTTATTCGAAGAAACATAAACGAAGGCAGCAAAATTGGAGTAAGGGCTTACCTTGCCGACCTCCATTGGAGCCAGATTCAAGCTGAGTGCTACTGCTTCAAAGATTTTGCAGTGCGTTTTGGATCTGTCGCTAGaggttttagggtttctgatttgggtttGCGTTTTGCGTTTTGGGATTTCAGGTTTTGGTCGTTGTGGATTATGTCAGTGGCATGAATGTAAATTGTAATAAAAATTGAGCATTTTAGTCATTTTGTATCAAAATTCGAAGCCAGGCCTGCTTCATTTGGTTTTGGGCCTGAGcttgtgtccttatttgtataaaactaTTTGAaggtgggttttctgtgtttatatctttggtctggtgctactatgtaattttctatttaaaaaattggggctgtgaccacttacccaattttagacagaaaattgcccacttactccaccaagagttatttaaccccatttacccaaactaacagtgtttgacagtattaccctcattttaattaataaattacattaatctctctatctctcgctcgctccctccctccctcacgCTCACGGCCCAGAACCTCGATGCCTGGTGATGATCCTCGTCGCCTCGATGCCCGGTGATGATCCGCGTTGCCGTAGTCTCCGGTCACGAAAACCAAACCTCCTTCACTTCTCTGATGGTGGCGATGTCGAGGCCTTCGGAATCCGACTGAAACTCTGTCTCTGTCAGATCCGATTGGCGGAGCAGTACAGCCTGGTGATGATCCTCGTCGCCTCAATGCCCGGTGATGATCCTCGTCGCCGTCGTCTCCGGTCACGAAAACCAAACCTCCTTCACTTCTCTAATGGTGGTGATGTCGAGGCCTTCGGAATCCGACTGAAACTCTGTCTCTGTCAGATCCGATTGGCGGAGCAGTACAGCAATCGGAGCAACCATCTCGGTGCCGCGACGTTGTCGGAGCCAGCCGGTCATTCGGACCGCTACCTCCTTTGGCGCGGTCAAGTATGGAGGTCGCGCATTCTGCTTCTCTCAGATTGGTGAATGGCTGCGTGGCACTACTGTTATGGTTTCTTCTCTAGCGGCTGGCGTTCGAGGTGGTCATGCCTTCTGGTGTTGCGCGTCTCAAGGTGATGGCATGGATTGTTTTGACTGGCTACTCTGGGATTGGTGTTGATGTGTTGGTGGCTCCGAGCCCCGTGGGTAGGCCACCAGACGGAGGTTTCTCTTAACATAAGAGATTTATCTACTTGATCAGGCACTTGGAAATGGTTATTTGGAAGATAATAATAAcccattattggcccccagtagacacattattggcccccagtagactttgaaatgatcactatagtgtggtgtattgataagttacctgttgttttctgtgtattaaagacaaattatctgtgaatcatacaaaatggtgcatttttggtggtctattgggaggcagtagagacattggactttgtattggggggcaataatatgattattgggagccaataatatgattataaattgatcaattgttcctgtagtgtattcattttggttttgggagttcatacaattcactggacggcaataatatgatttttgggaggcaataatatgattactggggggcagtaatatgattactggggggcaataatagccggattccggattccagtcatcagtcgccggattccggttaccggttcccggaatccggtcattggtcgccggaatctgggcaccgttcgccggagtccggtcaccggtcgccggagaccgcgccggccactggtcaccggagcacagcaaggtggaaggtgacttctctctctaagtgagaaagaaggagagggcaaaaaagtctcaaaataaaagaaaaaagaaataattgggtaaaggggaaataatcccttagagtgttttgggtaaatggggttaaaaaacagttggtggagcaagtgggcaatttttagcctaaaatcgggtaaatgatcattttccctaaaaaattCTACTCTTTTTAGGAAATTTCTAGGGTGTAATAATGTGTCTCCAAGTGCATTTCTCATCAATTTGGCTCTTTCCTCTTTTGTTTGATAAGTACTGGTTTGGCGCATatcttgatttttatgttgtttgTGTGGGTGTAGATATTTTATGGACACTAGTAATCCACCATCTGATTAATCTTGTTTATTGGTGCAACCCAATCAACACTAGGTTTCCAATGACATACGCATATTCCCACTACCCAGAATATGCAATGAGAATGTGCAATGGCAGACATACTCACTTGATACATCCGTCACCATGAAAACTTGAAATGGAAGAAATGGAATGTCCACATCAGCCACCTAAATTTGGGGCCTCCGGACAAAAAGCAAAGCTTTTTATTTGATGTCTTTTTGTCCTAAATTCTCATTCAGCTCGAATCATATTTAGACTAATCAAAAAGCAGCATAGTAATGATAAGGAATTGGAAAGAGCAGATTACAAAGAAAATTAGACAGGTTTTGGGCCCTAAGGGAATCATAACGACCGCCTTTGGTGATCAAACATCAATTGAAGCACCAAAAGAACCGATGGAATAAATTAAACAGAATAAACCGCATATTAGGTGGCCGGCTTTGCTCTATATTTTCTCCAGGGCCTGCAGAATATCATCCTTAAGATCTTTGAAGTCTTCGAGACCGAAGCTGAAACGGACCAGGTTATCCTTGATTCCGTACTTGAGCCTATCTGACTGACTGAGATCCCTGTTTCAAAAGCGTGATAACAAAAAGCAGTCAGGAAACGAAGACATTCTTTTGCTCACTGTTGCAAATACCACATGCACAAAAAATATTTCTCAACAATATCAGTGTATAAGATGATGCCTAGGCAATTGAATCAAtaaaattatcattttattGTAAGCAGTAACTTTAGTAACTTAAGGCAGCATTAATTGGTTATGCACTGCCAAAGCACCTCCAGCCTCCAGGCACCACTAATACATGGTTCAGAAATGAATTTTCAGTAAAACCCTGATCatagtcaaatagctcacaatCTACCTAACTTATCAGACTCGGATGGAGAGATTTTAACATTGTAACGTTGACAGCTCAACCACTATAGAATTTAGCACATAAGAAATTTGGATCTCTCTTTCAATAAGACAGTAAAAAACTTAATTCATTAGCCACCATAAGATTTGAAAAAAGGGAATACCAATAAGACATTATGGCTGGCTGATCCACAATGCTCTCACAACCACCAAAGGAGGGGGCAATATATGGGATTTTCAGGGCATCAATGAACTTAATCGTTCTCTTTAAGTCTCCATCAATCTGCAAAGTTAAGTAAGACACTATGTTAACCCAATGACAATAATATGAGCacacagaagatgatgattcTGCAAATTATAATCACCTCAAAACTGACAACACCACCGAAACCAGTCATCTGCCTCTTGGCAAGCTCATGTTCAGGATGATTTGGCAGGCCAGGGTAATAGACATGCGCCACCTGCACAGCATTTTACATTATATCAGTTTGTAAATACAAGGTTATTTAACCCAAACAGATCATTATACAGTTTGTAAATACAAGGTTATCTATCCCAAACAAATACCAGTAACCAATATTGGAAAAGGTCAAGGTTATCTATCCCAAACAAATACCAGTAACCAATATTGGAAAAGGTGGGCCTATTTGAACTTTTTATTCTCAGTTAGGCCCCTATTTGATGACATTTTAATGCCTACACTAcccaaatgagaaaaaaaataccTTAGGATGTGCCTCTAAAATTTTGGCCATCCCCAATGCTGTAGAATTCTGTTGCTGTACACGAATATGCAGAGTCTTCATGCCTCGAATGATCAGGTATGCAGCATTCTGTTGACAGGACAAACATATATCAGTTATTATTATGCAATCTAAAGTTTCATGGGGGCATTCCATAACAAATAGAGCTGAAATTCATTACGCAAAAGTGGAAAATCTACAATAATCTATACTTGAAAGGCCCAGCATTTTTGTGGGGATggaagttaagatcattatctCCTCATAATGATGTTTGAGAATAATTAGTGTAGAAAAAAATGTAACCCACAATACTTCTTGCTGAACATAACTCACCGGGTTAAGAGCACCACCCAAAATATGATGCAATATACGAATTTCAGAAACCAATTTCATTGAACCGCTAATACAACCAGCGAGGACCTGAAATAGGATACATGTACTTGCTTAATGCCTCATTCAACAATAACTGACCAAGTATATTTTGCACTCTTTCAAATAACTTGCATTGATATCAACTGACTTACATCATTGTGACCAGCAAGATATTTCGTTGCAGAGTGCACAACAAGATCAGCCCCAAGGGCAAGGGCCTTCTGATTGATAGGTGTGGCAAAAGTGCCATCAATACAGACTAATGCCCCTTTTCTATGGCAAAGATCTGAAACCAACTGAATGTCCACACACCTGAGGAAAGGGTTTGTAGGAGACTCTGTGAAGAAAAGAGAAACCTGCAGAGGTACAATATAATGAAAAGATCCCCATGATCTTCTAAGACATACAGAAATTTAGAAACCAATCTAAAAACTTTCTGTTACTAACTTTATTCTCATCCAATGCAGTTTCCAGTGCTCCCACATCAGCAGGGTCGATAATTGTGGCCTGCATAGAGGGTAACAAGTATAATCACTAACATAGTATTACCATTAATTTGACAAGTAGCAGCAACTATCCTATTACTAATCAGGATGACTCATCATTCCAAAAGTAATAACAGCAAACCATACCGTGATCCCCATTTTGGGAAGGATGGTCTCAATGAATATCCGAGTCTTCCTGTAGCAATCTGTTGTTGTCACAATATGCCCACCAGCTGGAACCAATGCCATCAACAAGACTGTGCTAGCACACATTCCAGATGCCAGCATCAGTGTTGATTCCGCTCCTTCAAGAGCACTGTATCATACAAAAACACAGCTCCCCCTCAATAAACATTCACCATACTAAATGACCAAGATACCACAACCACAAGCAGGCTTTGGAATactaaatgaccaaaataccaACCTGATCTTCTCCTCAAGAACCACTGTTGTTGGGTTTCCATAGCGCCCGTATTCAAAACTTGTCGCGCGTTTCTCCTGCAACAAGGTAAGGATAATGAGCCAAATGATCACTGACCATGAACCATCAATCAAACAATATATACAATGTATTGCTCACTCCAAGCACAGGAGCTAAATAATGATGCAGAAAATAGTATTACTAATATGTCGCAATCGCAATGATTATCATCACATACCTTGAAATCAAGGAGGTCAGCAGTTTTCTTAAAGAAGTAAGCAGAAGTATTAACCACAGGGGTTGTAATTGCATCAGTTACTATACCACGACCCAATCTTTCACCTACACACAGAAATCCAGTTGTTGACACGCTAATCATAGCATAATCATTCAGAAATGAATTAAGCCAAGCAAAAAAACCAATTGAATTGAAAATAATCGAGAAAAAAACAAAACGATTAAAAGATGAATACAAATTAATTACCAGCATGAATTGCGATGCTCCCATCGGAGCTCAAAAACGAGGCGTCCTTCAAATCGGGCAAGCCTCCAAACTGTACACCATTTCCAAACACCGCCGCGTCATCCACGGCGGCGGAGGAAGCGGCAATGGCGGCAGTAGCCGCCAGGTCGTCCTCGGCCCCGATCTGGGGCGGGACGACCAGATCGGCGGCAGTGGCGGCGGCATCGACGGCACTAGCCGCCGGCACCGCCGAAAGGTCGGAGTCTTTGTTCGACCACGAAGCCGCGACGATCTGCGCGACGCCGATGTTGCTGCAGTTGCGGCGGGCCTTGGTGCTGAGCTGGCGGACGAAGTTGGGCGGGAATCGGAGAATGAGAGACGACAGGCCGTGAAACGGCGCCGTAGCGTCGACCCTTCCGGCGGCGAAGCGGGGGCGGGGGCCGGGCTTGTCAGCAGCGGCGCGGCGGGTGGCGAGGTCGGGATGGTGGCGGCAGCagtaggaggaggaagaggaggtgaAAACCCTAGGACACGTGTACACGGCCATGGATGGCGATGCGTGATAGTGATGGAAAAACGATGATGGAGATCCCGTAGCGGTTTTGGTGGTGTTTTGAGTTTCTAATTTTTCGCGAAAGAGGTTAGGGGGGTTCGGGTGGTTTTAATACccgccctttttttttttttttctttttttttgaggggtGGCTTTACTATTTCtctactataaaaaaaaaaacagagaaagacaAGTGGATTAGTGCCGACGTGGATCCACAGTGGCAACATAAAGAGAATAAAGTTATGTAAATTTACCGATTTATTAGGAATTTACTATTTTTGGGAGAATATTTCTCCAAAAAGTTGAGCGATCACAAAAGGTTTTCGTTGAATGATGATTTGTGTTTGACTCAACGAAGATATGTGTTGTTCGATTGTAAGTTTGTGATTGTAGTCATTTGAACATCCAATTGGGTCTTAGTGATTCTGATATTTTTTATACAAAATGTATGGTTACATATGAAAGTCTTGTTACGATCTTGAAAGAATGATAAAACCTTATATACAAAAGTCTGATCTATGTGTTAAAAGGTAGATGTTGTATCCTATGGATGATCAAGAGTTCAAGGCAATAATCAGTGTGCCTCCATCTTCTTGTTGTAATTGGGAGGACAATTATTATTTCTAATGCTCTCACAAATATGTGACATTTCTTTAACTTTATATAAGTGAATCATGATTTCTCTTATATGCGTTTAATTTGATTTTAAGCAAAATCCCAATTCCCAAACAACCCAAGTAAGAACTAAAGTTgtcataaaataaaaataaaataaaaactaactcGAAAAGAAAACAGGCTCCACTTTCCAACAACTAAGAACTATGTTCTTTGAATCAGTACTCCTTGCCGCAGCATTTGACAAATTATCCTCACATTAAAATtcactttcttctttctttgactTTTGTCTTATATGTAGTGTCTCTAATGCTAGCAATATTCCTCATCCACCTTCCCTTTCTACATTTCCCACTTATTGACTGACATATGTCATCTTATTTCACTCAAAACTATAATATTTAATATTTTACAAACTGAGTATTATATTTTCCAGATATACCCCTAATTATTGCATCAATCAACTCTTtcttattttcttatatttccaTTTaaataattcttcttcttcctaataaaaaatataaaaaaagtctttttaaatgtacccagcaaatatctaaatacACCCAGCAAACTTTTTACACCCGACAACTTTATAAAATCTCTAACTACACCCGGCAATTTTTCCTATAATACCATTTTCTTTAATTATACCCAGCAAAGCACATATACCCAGCAAAAAACTCATACACCCAGCAAAACTCATTCACATTGACGAAGAATACCAAACACCCAAAGACTCCCTGGTTCTGAGAAGAAGAATACCAAACTTTGTAAATTTCCTAGATGATCAGACAGCGAGGTCCTGCAATGCATAATGGTCTTCTAAAATTTTTTGCTCATCATGTTCATATAGAAGAGGAAGCCCACACTTGAGCACCCAGCCTGGGCGGTCACTTCCATTAATCAAAGCCTGTAGGTCGATGCACTCATTCGATGATCCAAAATTAACGACTTTCGTGGTATGTAGGAAACCCATATGAATCCTTCTAGATTCATCCATTTGAATTCTTCGTTGGTGGTCATATAGGCTTGGAAAGAAAATATTTCTGGTTACTTTTGGTACCTTTATGAATTATGAATGCAAATTATCATAGATAGGACTAAAAGAGTCCAAATCATTCATGTGTTCCCCAACAAATAACTAAATAGTTTATAATTAGTTGGAAATCATGGGTGTAGGAATGGAAAAGGTCCGGACTGCCTGTATCAGTTTCCAAATAACATGTAAggtcactacaccaattttgttatcagacaacggcagaaaaccgttgtgtgatttgaagacccaccgttgtagagtgagccgttgtctgatgaaaaatcagacaacggtggaacacagttgtgtgataaacacacagacaacaggtatgtgttataactgttgtgtgatagctcggcagatggctcgACAGATGCCAAGcgcgcagctgcgcagcagttgaggggcgtcttcagacaacagtgccagtTTGCAACCGTTGTATGTTAATCatgtcagacaacatttttttattttgtctattGTCTGATTgctcttcaaacttcagttcttagactatatctgttgtgtgattaactttaggacaacagagttcaattgcttctgttgtgtgattaacttataggacaacagagttcaattaattctgttgtgtgattagcttttaagacaacagagttcaattaattctgttgtctgagtattaatcagaagacactgattcgttaaaaaccgatgtgtgatatattgattacaatgtgtttttctcccatttttggtcattcagacaacaggcagTGATCATTAGCTTTGGTCTGTTGTGTGATCATTTGAATATTCCATTCCTGAATTAGattgtgcattcatttggtCTATTTACGAAATGAACAGTACTCTATCAAATAcaaacattgcaaaccatcaaatgattcatataaccattactttaaacttcaaaagcaaaagggatgcatttcccaatcattgaaaccaacattttacacaagaaaagcattctagtgcatgcccatctacttgggacatcaaaaagCTGATACACATATATTGTTCCAAAATATGCCACACATGGTGCATGACAATGTACCAacagaga encodes the following:
- the LOC133726366 gene encoding cystathionine gamma-synthase 1, chloroplastic, translating into MAVYTCPRVFTSSSSSYCCRHHPDLATRRAAADKPGPRPRFAAGRVDATAPFHGLSSLILRFPPNFVRQLSTKARRNCSNIGVAQIVAASWSNKDSDLSAVPAASAVDAAATAADLVVPPQIGAEDDLAATAAIAASSAAVDDAAVFGNGVQFGGLPDLKDASFLSSDGSIAIHAGERLGRGIVTDAITTPVVNTSAYFFKKTADLLDFKEKRATSFEYGRYGNPTTVVLEEKISALEGAESTLMLASGMCASTVLLMALVPAGGHIVTTTDCYRKTRIFIETILPKMGITATIIDPADVGALETALDENKVSLFFTESPTNPFLRCVDIQLVSDLCHRKGALVCIDGTFATPINQKALALGADLVVHSATKYLAGHNDVLAGCISGSMKLVSEIRILHHILGGALNPNAAYLIIRGMKTLHIRVQQQNSTALGMAKILEAHPKVAHVYYPGLPNHPEHELAKRQMTGFGGVVSFEIDGDLKRTIKFIDALKIPYIAPSFGGCESIVDQPAIMSYWDLSQSDRLKYGIKDNLVRFSFGLEDFKDLKDDILQALEKI